GAGTCTTTCGGCTGGAGCCGATCTGGGATGTCACCGAGGAGACCTACGACTGGCTCATGGACATCAACCTGAAGGGCGCGTTCTTCTGCCTACAGGCCGCGGCTGTGGAGATGAAGAAGTTTGGCAACGGCGGAGTCGTCGTCAATGTCGCCAGCGCCGCCGGGCGCTCCGGGCGTCCCACCCAGACCATCTACGGGCTGAGCAAGGCGGGGATGATCCACCTCACCAAGTCCGCCGCGATCTCGCTGGGCGAGGAAGGCATTCGTGTCTGCTGTGTCTGCCCCGCCGCCGTGGACACGGGGATGATGCAGAAGAACTTCGCCGAGCGCCGCCAGACCGGTGGGGATAAAGATGTCGAGGCCTTCATGGCCAAGCTGCTGGTCAAGCGCCTCTCCCGCCCCGATGAGATCGCCGAGCTGATCGCCTACCTCGCCAGCGAGAAAGCCGCCTACATCACCGGCGGCTCGATCGATATCTCCGGCGGCCTGGACATGCACTAGAACCGAGTGGTTGAAAACCACTCGCTGGAGGCGCTTTGCGCCGGGCGCCCTCCGGGTGCAGGAACCCGTACCTGCCCAGAGGGCATTCGGCGCGAAGCGCCCACAGCGAGGAATTTTCAACTCCTCGCAAAATGCCGAAGGAGGCACTAATGCGACATTTATGGAATGGAACCATTGCCCTGATACTACTGGCACTTGTGCCTGTTCAAACGCAGGCGCAAGAGGGTGTGGTTTTTGAGAAAAACATTGAGTTCTCCAACCCAGACAACCAGCACTTGATGCTGAACATGGCGCGCCCGGAGAAGGGCGATGGCCCGTTTCCCGCGGTGCTCTGTATCCATGGTGGCGGCTTTCGTGCGGGGACGCGCGACGGCTACGATGGCCTGGTCAAGCAGCTGGCGGCGCGGGGGTATGTGGCGGTGACGGTCGAGTACCGGCTGGCGCCCAAGTACCCGTTCCCTGCCGCCATCCACGATGTAAAGGCCGCTGTGCGCTGGCTGCGTGCCAATGCCGCCAAGTACCACATCAACCCGGAGCGGATCGGGGTGACCGGGGGCTCGGCGGGCGGGCACCTGGCGCTCTACCTGGGGGTCACCGGCGGTGTCAAAGAGCTGGAGGGCGACGGTGGCAACCCGGCGCAGTCCAGCAAGGTGAGCTGTGTCGTGAACTTCTACGGCCCCAGCGACCTGACGCGTTCCTATGGCAAGAGTGTCGATGCCGCCGAGGTGCTCCCGCTCTTCCTCGGGGGAAATGTGGAGAAGGAGCGCCCCAAGCACCTGCTGGCCAGCCCGCTCTACTGGGTGACCCCACTCGCCCCGCCGACTCTCTGCGTCCATGGCACCAAAGACAACTATGTCGCCTACGAGCAGTCGATCTGGATGGTGGACCGCCTCCTCGCGGCGGGTGTGGACGCCGAGCTGGTCACTCTTCAGGGCGCGGGCCACGGCTTTGGCGGGGAGCAGGCCAAGGCCGCCGATGCCGCGCTCTTTGCCTTCTTCGATAAGTACCTTAAGCGGTAGAGAGACCATAGCTCTTGCCAAGTTGCCGCAACCACGCGTTGCCCGAGGAACGAGTGCCCAAGGACTTGTTCCTAGGGCACTCGTTGTCCGGGCTTCTGTGTTTTGAGGGCAGTTAAAAACATCTCAGTCCAGTTTTTGTTTCAATCAACCGACTTATAATCCAGCAAATTGTCATGATGGATTCCACAGCCGCACCCTGGTAATTGTATGGTATCCTTTCGGCAAATTGTCCCAAATAGAGGTTTAGCGAAACATGCGGCGAGAGATGTTCACAGAGTCGGACTTTTCAGCGGAGCCAGATGCGCCCGCTGCTGCACCACCGCCTGAGCTACCACGGCCAGAGCTCTCACAGTACGAGCGCGCGGCTGAGACCCCTACCCCCCTGGTAACGGCAAAGACAGCCGATAAAAAGCTGATCCAGCGCCTCGATCCCATGGAGCGCATGAAGGTTGCGGAGCTGGCAAAGTG
This genomic interval from Armatimonas rosea contains the following:
- a CDS encoding SDR family NAD(P)-dependent oxidoreductase, with amino-acid sequence MSEQKVVVVTGGAGGIGIETGKIFRRDGWKVVLVDINADALTGAAEQVGEGTETAVLDIRNVAQIREVFAALGAKLGRLDCLVNNAGVFRLEPIWDVTEETYDWLMDINLKGAFFCLQAAAVEMKKFGNGGVVVNVASAAGRSGRPTQTIYGLSKAGMIHLTKSAAISLGEEGIRVCCVCPAAVDTGMMQKNFAERRQTGGDKDVEAFMAKLLVKRLSRPDEIAELIAYLASEKAAYITGGSIDISGGLDMH
- a CDS encoding alpha/beta hydrolase fold domain-containing protein, encoding MPVQTQAQEGVVFEKNIEFSNPDNQHLMLNMARPEKGDGPFPAVLCIHGGGFRAGTRDGYDGLVKQLAARGYVAVTVEYRLAPKYPFPAAIHDVKAAVRWLRANAAKYHINPERIGVTGGSAGGHLALYLGVTGGVKELEGDGGNPAQSSKVSCVVNFYGPSDLTRSYGKSVDAAEVLPLFLGGNVEKERPKHLLASPLYWVTPLAPPTLCVHGTKDNYVAYEQSIWMVDRLLAAGVDAELVTLQGAGHGFGGEQAKAADAALFAFFDKYLKR